The Terriglobales bacterium sequence CGGAGTAGGTGGCCGTTGCCGTAAACTGCTGATTCAATCCGGTGGGAACCGAAGGATTGACCGGCGTGATGGCGATGGAGCTGACTGGTAGATTGGGAACCACAGTAATCGTGGTTGATCCATGAAACGGGCCTGAATCGGCGCTGATGGTTACAGTTCCCGGTGCGACAGGAGTCACAAGACCTGCGCTCACAGTAGCAACGCCAGGATTGCTGGACCTCCAGGTGGCGGCGTTAGTGAGATCTTTGCCGCCTGCGCCCGTAATCGAAAGAAAATCTCCTGTTGCTGTAAGCTGTTGAGTTGTACTTGAAACGACCGTACCGTTGGCCGGTGAAATCTGGACACGAAATGGACCCGATGCTGCAAAAGACAAGGTTGTTAAAAACAGAACTATTCCACGACTGAGGGCGCGCATAGAAGGGCCTTGGGTTCCTTAAATGAATTTTGGGGGTTGCAACCATGATATCAAAACCCTAGGTCGCTTGTGATGTTGCGTCGCTTTACAAAACTTAATGTTGGGATTCAACCGCAGAGAACGCGGAGAAACGCGGAGGAAAGCCGAGTGGAGATGAGCTCGCGGCGAAGAGTGTTGCTGAGTATTGTTGTGGTGGCATTCTTGCTTCGTCTTCTAGTTTTGACCTTGGGGCATACCTACCGTTTTTCTCCGCGCGATGAGAACTTTGGTTTTGGCTGGGAGACCGGACGCATTGCCCGCTCCATCGCCCAGGGTGAGGGATTCAGCTCTCCCATGCAGGGACATACCGGCCCGACGGCATGGATTGCGCCGCTCTATCCATATTTTCTGGCGGGATTGTTCAAGCTCTTTGGGGTCTACTCCAATACCGCTGCCTGGGTTGCGCTGGCGGTGAACAGTTTGTTCTCGGCGCTGACCTGTGCAGTCTTATATCTATTAGGGGAAGAGCTATTCAGCTCGACCGTGGGGCTATGGACAGCATGGATATGGGCATTTTCACCCTATGCTATCTACTGGCCGATCCGCTTTGCCTGGGAGACCAGCTTTGCAACATTTTTGCTCAGTGTTGTCTTCCTGATTGCCGTCAGGTTGGAGCGTAACAACCGCATTTCTTCCTGGCTGTGGTTCGCTTTCTCATGGGCGCTGATTGCGCTGAGCAATCCTTCGCTGCTGAGCTTTCTGCCGTTCTGTGGGATTTGGGTCCTCTATCGCCAGCACCGCGCAGGAACGATGAAACTGCACTACGCAGTCTTATCGGGATTGTTATTTGTTGGCTTGATCACGCCCTGGCTGGTGCGCAATGATCTGGTGTTTGGGAAGTTTGTGTTCATTCGCGACAATGCCGGCGCGGAGCTGCGTCTGGGGAATGGTCCGGGTGCGGATGGCCAATGGATGTCGTGGCTGCATCCCAGCAAAGACCAGGTGGAGTTGAAAAGGTACCGGAGCCTGGGCGAACTTGCCTACGTGCAGGTGCGCAAGCAGGAGGCGTTGCAGTGGATTTCACAAAACCGCGGGCTCTTTGCCGTCATTAGTCTCAAACGCGCCTTCTTCTTC is a genomic window containing:
- a CDS encoding glycosyltransferase family 39 protein; the encoded protein is MSSRRRVLLSIVVVAFLLRLLVLTLGHTYRFSPRDENFGFGWETGRIARSIAQGEGFSSPMQGHTGPTAWIAPLYPYFLAGLFKLFGVYSNTAAWVALAVNSLFSALTCAVLYLLGEELFSSTVGLWTAWIWAFSPYAIYWPIRFAWETSFATFLLSVVFLIAVRLERNNRISSWLWFAFSWALIALSNPSLLSFLPFCGIWVLYRQHRAGTMKLHYAVLSGLLFVGLITPWLVRNDLVFGKFVFIRDNAGAELRLGNGPGADGQWMSWLHPSKDQVELKRYRSLGELAYVQVRKQEALQWISQNRGLFAVISLKRAFFFWFGTPRATDSILVDLGRDLFFSLNSILAIFGLGVALRRNLRGAMLFFWMFLSIPMIYYFTFTHPRYRHPIEPEMLLVSVYLFTAVEMHKAGRQ